The genomic region GACACACTGGGGCCCAGGGGAACAGATGCCCCCGTTGGCTCAGCAACAGGGTGTCGAATGCGGCAGTCGCAGACATCTTGCTCCTCACCGTTTGGCTCGGTAAACAGGGCTCAAAGTTACCCCCACAATAGTTTCCAAAAGGTAAATGGCCCCCATGTCTCAACAGGTCGTCACCCGCTTCGCCCCATCCCCGACCGGCTTTCTCCATATTGGCGGCGCCCGCACCGCACTGTTCAACTGGCTCTATGCCCGCGGCCGGGGCGGTAAATTTCTGCTGCGCATCGAAGATACCGACCGGCAGCGATCCTCTCCCGAGGCAACCGCTGCGATCCTGCAGGGCATGGCATGGCTGGGGCTGGATCATGACGGAGAGGTCATCAGCCAGTTTGACGGCGCCGCCCGCCACGCCGAGGTGGCGCATCAGTTGCTGGACGCGGGCAAAGCCTATAAGTGTTTTGCCACTCAGGAGGAAATCGCCGCCTTTCGAGAACAGGCCAAGGCCGACGGCAAATCCACTCTGTACCGCTCCCCCTGGCGTGACGCGGACGCCGCCACCCACCCCGATGCGCCCTATGTGATCCGCATCAAAGCGCCGCAGCGCGGCGTGACCATTATCGAGGACCAGGTGCAGGGCGACGTTACCATTCGAAATGATCAGCTGGACGACATGGTCCTGCTGCGCTCGGATGGCACCCCGGTCTATATGCTGGCTGTGGTGGTGGACGATCATGACATGGGCGTCACCCATGTGATCCGGGGTGATGACCATCTGAACAATGCTGCCCGCCAGATGACCATCTATCAAGCAATGGGTTGGCCGGTGCCGGTCTGGTCGCATATCCCGTTGATTCATGGGCCAGATGGCAAGAAACTGTCGAAACGCCACGGCGCCCTTGGCGCCCAGGAATATCAGGCGATGGGCTATTCGGCGGGTGGCATGCGCAACTATCTGGCCCGTCTGGGCTGGAGCCACGGCGATGACGAGTTCTTTACCGATGCCCAGGCGCTTGACTGGTTTGATTTGGGCGGAATCGGCAAAAGCCCGGCCCGGTTTGATACCAAAAAGCTGGAGAACCTGTCTGGCCAACACATCGCAATCAGCGATGACGCTGCGTTGCGGCATGAAATTCAGCAATATCTGGCAGCGGCGAAACAGCCCACCCTGACTGACGTTCAGTCAGCCGCTCTGGAGAAAGCGATGTATTGCCTCAAGGAACGGGCCAAAACATTCCCGAATCTCCTTGAAAAGGCTGAATTTGCCCTAGCGTCACGTCCCATTCAGCCGGATCAGAAAGCCGCCAAGGCGCTGGCTGCTGTATCCGATGGTATACTGAGTGAATTGACGCCGCAGCTGCAAAATGTTAGCTGGACCAGAGATGATCTGGAGGAGCTTCTGACTGAATTTGCAGAAGCCCATGACACCAAGTTCGGCAAGTTGGCTGGCCCATTGCGGGCAGCACTGGCAGGACGCGCGGTGACGCCTTCGGTTTTTGACATGATGTCGATTCTGGGCCGCGATGAAACCATGGCCCGACTCAACGATGCCGTGGGTTAACCAGCTGTATGCTGTTGTAATCTACTCAAAATAACAAAGCCTGCGGTTCAATCGCGCAGGCCGTGCCTGCGTGCAGTGGCCCGATGCCACTTCATGCCAGTAACAGGAAGGGATATCCATGACCGACACCAAGAAGTCCGCCACGCTTAGCCTCAATGGCGAATCCTATGAGCTACCGATCTTTTCACCCACAGCCGGGCCAGATGTTATTGATATCCGGAAGCTATATGCCCAGGCGGGTGTGTTCACTTACGATCCGGGTTTCACCTCGACAGCCAGCTGCGACAGCACCATCACCTTTATCGATGGCGACAAGGGTGAACTGCTGCACCGCGGCTATCCCATCGACCAACTGGCCGGTAAGTCACATTACCTAGAGGTCTGCTACCTGCTGCTTTACGGTGAGCTGCCCACTGCCACCCAGCTGGAAGATTTCGAAGGCCGTGTGACTCGCCACACCATGGTGCATGAGCAGATGCACAACTTTTTCCGTGGCTTCCGTCGCGATGCTCATCCGATGGCGACGCTGGTTGGTGTTGTTGGGGCAATGTCGGCCTTCTATCACGATTCAACCGATATCGCCGATCCGTGGCAGCGTGAAGTGGCATCAATCCGGCTGATCGCCAAACTGCCGACCATCGCAGCGATGGCCTATAAATATTCAATCGGACAGCCTTTTGTCTATCCGCGCAACGATCTGGATTACGCTGCCAACTTCCTGCACATGTGTTTCTCGGTGCCGGCAGAAGACTACAATGTGAACCCGATCCTGGCCCGCGCCATGGACCGCATTTTCACCCTGCACGCCGACCACGAACAGAACGCATCCACATCAACCGTGCGTCTGGCCTCGTCCTCGGGCGCCAACCCGTTTGCCTGTGTTGCCGCAGGCATCGCCTGTCTGTGGGGTCCGGCCCACGGTGGCGCCAACCAGGCCTGCCTGGAAATGCTCAAGGAAATCGGCACCGTTGACCGCATTCCTGAATTCATCGCCCGCGCCAAAGACAAGAGCGATCCGT from Parasedimentitalea psychrophila harbors:
- the gltX gene encoding glutamate--tRNA ligase; amino-acid sequence: MSQQVVTRFAPSPTGFLHIGGARTALFNWLYARGRGGKFLLRIEDTDRQRSSPEATAAILQGMAWLGLDHDGEVISQFDGAARHAEVAHQLLDAGKAYKCFATQEEIAAFREQAKADGKSTLYRSPWRDADAATHPDAPYVIRIKAPQRGVTIIEDQVQGDVTIRNDQLDDMVLLRSDGTPVYMLAVVVDDHDMGVTHVIRGDDHLNNAARQMTIYQAMGWPVPVWSHIPLIHGPDGKKLSKRHGALGAQEYQAMGYSAGGMRNYLARLGWSHGDDEFFTDAQALDWFDLGGIGKSPARFDTKKLENLSGQHIAISDDAALRHEIQQYLAAAKQPTLTDVQSAALEKAMYCLKERAKTFPNLLEKAEFALASRPIQPDQKAAKALAAVSDGILSELTPQLQNVSWTRDDLEELLTEFAEAHDTKFGKLAGPLRAALAGRAVTPSVFDMMSILGRDETMARLNDAVG
- the gltA gene encoding citrate synthase, translating into MTDTKKSATLSLNGESYELPIFSPTAGPDVIDIRKLYAQAGVFTYDPGFTSTASCDSTITFIDGDKGELLHRGYPIDQLAGKSHYLEVCYLLLYGELPTATQLEDFEGRVTRHTMVHEQMHNFFRGFRRDAHPMATLVGVVGAMSAFYHDSTDIADPWQREVASIRLIAKLPTIAAMAYKYSIGQPFVYPRNDLDYAANFLHMCFSVPAEDYNVNPILARAMDRIFTLHADHEQNASTSTVRLASSSGANPFACVAAGIACLWGPAHGGANQACLEMLKEIGTVDRIPEFIARAKDKSDPFRLMGFGHRVYKNTDPRATVLKQSADEVLELLGIEDNPLLQVAKELEQTALHDPYFIEKKLFPNVDFYSGIILEAMGFPTSMFTPIFTVARTVGWVSQWKEMIADPQNKIGRPRQLYLGETARNYTDIENR